A window of Aquipuribacter sp. SD81 contains these coding sequences:
- the infA gene encoding translation initiation factor IF-1, with product MPKKDGVIEIEGSVVEALPNAMFRVELENGHKVLAHISGKMRQHYIRILPEDRVVVELSPYDLSRGRIVYRYK from the coding sequence TGCCGAAGAAGGACGGGGTCATCGAGATCGAGGGCAGCGTGGTCGAGGCCCTCCCCAACGCCATGTTCCGGGTCGAGCTGGAGAACGGGCACAAGGTGCTCGCGCACATCTCCGGCAAGATGCGGCAGCACTACATCCGGATCCTGCCGGAGGACCGCGTGGTGGTGGAGCTCAGCCCGTACGACCTGTCCCGCGGACGCATCGTCTACCGCTACAAGTGA
- the rpmJ gene encoding 50S ribosomal protein L36, with the protein MKVKPSVKKICDNCKVIRRHGRVMVICTNLRHKQRQG; encoded by the coding sequence ATGAAGGTCAAGCCCAGCGTCAAGAAGATCTGCGACAACTGCAAGGTGATCCGCCGTCACGGCCGGGTCATGGTCATCTGCACCAACCTGCGCCACAAGCAGCGCCAGGGCTGA
- the rpsM gene encoding 30S ribosomal protein S13 — MARLVGVDLPREKRVEIALTYVFGVGRTRSTETLAATGISPDVRVKDLTEEQLVALRDHIEGSYRVEGDLRREVAADIRRKVEIGSYEGLRHRRHLPVRGQRTKTNARTRKGPKRTVAGKKKVGKK; from the coding sequence ATGGCACGTCTTGTCGGCGTCGACCTGCCCCGCGAGAAGCGGGTCGAGATCGCCCTCACCTACGTCTTCGGCGTCGGCCGCACCCGGTCGACCGAGACGCTCGCGGCGACGGGCATCAGCCCCGACGTCCGCGTCAAGGACCTCACCGAGGAGCAGCTCGTCGCGCTCCGCGACCACATCGAGGGCAGCTACCGCGTCGAGGGCGACCTGCGGCGCGAGGTGGCCGCCGACATCCGCCGCAAGGTGGAGATCGGCAGCTACGAGGGCCTCCGTCACCGTCGCCACCTGCCCGTGCGCGGCCAGCGCACCAAGACCAACGCGCGCACCCGCAAGGGCCCGAAGCGCACGGTCGCCGGCAAGAAGAAGGTCGGCAAGAAGTGA
- the rpsK gene encoding 30S ribosomal protein S11, whose amino-acid sequence MPPKTRAASAARKPRRKERKNVAAGVAHIKSTFNNTIVSITDPGGAVIAWASAGQVGFKGSRKSTPFAAQMAAEAAARRAQEHGMKKVDVLVKGPGSGRETAIRSLTAAGLEIGAIQDVTPQPHNGCRPPKRRRV is encoded by the coding sequence ATGCCCCCCAAGACCCGAGCCGCGTCCGCGGCGCGCAAGCCGCGCCGCAAGGAGCGGAAGAACGTCGCCGCAGGCGTCGCCCACATCAAGAGCACCTTCAACAACACGATCGTGTCCATCACGGACCCGGGCGGCGCCGTCATCGCCTGGGCGTCCGCGGGCCAGGTCGGTTTCAAGGGCTCCCGCAAGTCGACGCCCTTCGCCGCGCAGATGGCCGCCGAGGCCGCCGCGCGCCGTGCGCAGGAGCACGGGATGAAGAAGGTCGACGTCCTCGTCAAGGGCCCGGGGTCCGGTCGTGAGACCGCGATCCGCTCCCTGACCGCCGCCGGCCTCGAGATCGGCGCCATCCAGGACGTGACCCCCCAGCCGCACAACGGCTGCCGCCCGCCCAAGCGCCGCCGCGTCTGA
- the rpsD gene encoding 30S ribosomal protein S4 translates to MARYTGADCKRCRREKTKLYLKGAKCDSPKCPIEIRPYPPGEHGRARTKESEYLLQMREKQKMARIYGVLEKQFRNYFEEANRQSGKTGDNLLRLLEARLDNVVYRAGFAKSRDMARQLVKHGHFTVNGQKVDIPSFQVSENDIIEVKKASVESTPFVVARAEAGEKTVPAWLEAIPNKMQILVHGLPARQVIDTAVQEQLVVELYSK, encoded by the coding sequence ATGGCTCGTTACACCGGCGCCGACTGCAAGCGCTGCCGCCGCGAGAAGACCAAGCTGTACCTCAAGGGCGCCAAGTGCGACTCGCCGAAGTGCCCCATCGAGATCCGGCCCTACCCCCCGGGCGAGCACGGCCGTGCCCGCACTAAGGAGTCGGAGTACCTCCTGCAGATGCGGGAGAAGCAGAAGATGGCCCGCATCTACGGCGTCCTCGAGAAGCAGTTCCGCAACTACTTCGAGGAGGCGAACCGTCAGTCCGGCAAGACCGGTGACAACCTCCTCCGCCTGCTCGAGGCCCGCCTCGACAACGTCGTGTACCGCGCCGGCTTCGCCAAGTCGCGCGACATGGCCCGCCAGCTGGTCAAGCACGGCCACTTCACGGTGAACGGCCAGAAGGTCGACATCCCGTCGTTCCAGGTGAGCGAGAACGACATCATCGAGGTCAAGAAGGCCTCGGTGGAGTCCACCCCGTTCGTCGTGGCGCGCGCGGAGGCCGGCGAGAAGACCGTGCCAGCGTGGCTCGAGGCCATCCCGAACAAGATGCAGATCCTCGTCCACGGCCTCCCGGCCCGGCAGGTCATCGACACCGCCGTCCAGGAGCAGCTGGTCGTCGAGCTGTACTCGAAGTGA
- a CDS encoding DNA-directed RNA polymerase subunit alpha: MLIAQRPTLSEEAVGEARSRFVIEPLEPGFGYTLGNSLRRTLLSSIPGAAVTSIRIDGVLHEFSTVAGVKEDVTEIILNLKELVVSSEFDEPVVMYLRKQGPGLVTAADIAPPAGVEVHNPELVIATLNDKGKLEIEFTVERGRGYVSASQNKSGDSEIGRIPVDSIYSPVRRVTYKVEATRVEQRTDFDRLVVDVETKSSISPRDAMASAGRTLTELFGLARELNVEAEGIDIGPSPNDAALAADLALPIEELDLTVRSYNCLKREGIHSVGELVGRSEADLLDIRNFGAKSIDEVKAKLAGLGLQLKDSPPGFDPAAALASYSEDGVGDDPFSTAGYGDDDRSAVEDEQL, encoded by the coding sequence GTGCTCATCGCACAGCGCCCCACCCTGTCCGAGGAGGCCGTGGGCGAGGCCCGCTCCCGGTTCGTCATCGAGCCGCTCGAGCCCGGCTTCGGCTACACCCTCGGCAACAGCCTCCGCCGCACCCTGCTGTCGTCGATCCCCGGCGCGGCCGTCACGAGCATCCGCATCGACGGCGTGCTCCACGAGTTCTCGACGGTCGCGGGCGTCAAGGAGGACGTCACCGAGATCATCCTGAACCTCAAGGAGCTCGTGGTCTCCAGCGAGTTCGACGAGCCGGTCGTCATGTACCTGCGCAAGCAGGGCCCCGGCCTCGTGACGGCCGCCGACATCGCCCCGCCCGCGGGCGTCGAGGTGCACAACCCCGAGCTCGTCATCGCGACGCTCAACGACAAGGGCAAGCTCGAGATCGAGTTCACGGTCGAGCGCGGCCGCGGCTACGTCTCCGCGAGCCAGAACAAGTCCGGCGACTCCGAGATCGGCCGCATCCCGGTCGACTCCATCTACTCCCCGGTGCGCCGCGTGACCTACAAGGTCGAGGCGACCCGTGTCGAGCAGCGCACGGACTTCGACCGTCTCGTGGTCGACGTCGAGACCAAGTCGTCGATCTCGCCGCGCGACGCGATGGCGAGCGCCGGCCGCACGCTCACCGAGCTGTTCGGCCTGGCGCGCGAGCTCAACGTCGAGGCCGAGGGCATCGACATCGGCCCGTCGCCCAACGACGCCGCCCTCGCCGCCGACCTCGCCCTGCCGATCGAGGAGCTCGACCTCACGGTCCGCTCGTACAACTGCCTCAAGCGCGAGGGCATCCACTCCGTCGGCGAGCTCGTCGGGCGCAGCGAGGCCGACCTCCTCGACATCCGCAACTTCGGTGCGAAGTCGATCGACGAGGTCAAGGCGAAGCTCGCCGGCCTCGGCCTGCAGCTCAAGGACAGCCCGCCCGGGTTCGACCCGGCCGCGGCGCTCGCGAGCTACAGCGAGGACGGCGTGGGCGACGACCCGTTCTCGACCGCCGGCTACGGCGACGACGACCGTTCTGCCGTCGAGGACGAGCAGCTCTGA
- the rplQ gene encoding 50S ribosomal protein L17: MPTPTKGPRLGGGPAHERLMLANLATSLFEHRRITTTEAKAKRLRPLAERMVTFAKRGDLHARRRVMTVIRDKSVVHSLFTEIAPLVAERPGGYTRITKVGPRKGDNAPMAVIELVLDPYSPKVATVKEAEAATRRSAGGAAGTGSQSEPAAEAEAAAADAVEAAAEGDDQAAVDAAAEAEEAAEEAEATGATDADEAKADAEVAEEMAEDAVDEKADDTRA, translated from the coding sequence ATGCCCACGCCCACCAAGGGCCCGCGTCTCGGCGGCGGACCGGCGCACGAGCGGCTCATGCTCGCCAACCTGGCGACGTCGCTGTTCGAGCACCGTCGCATCACCACGACGGAGGCCAAGGCCAAGCGCCTGCGCCCGCTCGCCGAGCGCATGGTGACCTTCGCCAAGCGCGGTGACCTGCACGCGCGTCGCCGCGTCATGACGGTCATCCGCGACAAGAGCGTCGTCCACAGCCTCTTCACCGAGATCGCCCCGCTCGTCGCGGAGCGTCCCGGCGGCTACACGCGCATCACGAAGGTCGGGCCGCGCAAGGGCGACAACGCCCCCATGGCCGTCATCGAGCTCGTCCTCGACCCGTACAGCCCAAAGGTCGCCACGGTGAAGGAGGCGGAGGCCGCCACCCGGCGCTCCGCCGGTGGCGCCGCCGGGACCGGCTCGCAGTCGGAGCCCGCGGCCGAGGCCGAGGCCGCCGCCGCGGACGCGGTAGAGGCCGCCGCCGAGGGCGACGACCAGGCAGCGGTCGACGCCGCCGCCGAGGCGGAGGAGGCGGCCGAGGAGGCCGAGGCCACCGGCGCCACCGACGCCGACGAGGCGAAGGCGGACGCCGAGGTCGCGGAGGAGATGGCCGAGGACGCCGTCGACGAGAAGGCCGACGACACCAGGGCCTGA
- the truA gene encoding tRNA pseudouridine(38-40) synthase TruA — protein MHTEHVTHEPAVDTDGGLVRVRADLGYDGTGFHGWAVQPGLRTVAGVLAGAVATVLRLPVDQVVARLVVAGRTDAGVHATGQVAHLDVPHAALDGAGGADALVRRVRGLLPDDVRLASLVPAPAGFDARFAALRRHYRYRVCDDPAGPDPLRRHDTLAHARRGPLDVEAMTAAAQGLLGLQDFAAFCRRREGATTVRRLLRYDWSREADGTVVAHVGADAFCHSMVRALVGALLPVGEGRRPAGWPRDVLLAAHRDPAVAVVPAHGLTLVGVDYPDDAGLAARVREARARRG, from the coding sequence GTGCACACCGAGCACGTCACGCACGAGCCCGCCGTCGACACCGACGGGGGGCTCGTGCGCGTCCGGGCGGACCTCGGCTACGACGGGACCGGCTTCCACGGCTGGGCCGTGCAGCCGGGGCTCCGGACGGTCGCGGGCGTGCTCGCCGGCGCCGTCGCGACCGTGCTTCGCCTGCCGGTCGACCAGGTCGTCGCCCGGCTGGTCGTCGCCGGCCGCACCGACGCCGGCGTCCACGCGACGGGGCAGGTCGCCCACCTCGACGTGCCCCACGCCGCGCTGGACGGAGCGGGCGGAGCCGACGCCCTCGTGCGGCGCGTCCGGGGCCTGCTGCCCGACGACGTCCGGCTCGCGTCGCTCGTCCCGGCGCCCGCCGGGTTCGACGCCCGCTTCGCCGCGCTGCGACGCCACTACCGCTACCGGGTCTGCGACGACCCGGCCGGGCCGGACCCGCTGCGCCGCCACGACACGCTCGCCCACGCGCGCCGCGGCCCCCTCGACGTCGAGGCGATGACCGCGGCGGCCCAGGGGCTGCTCGGGCTGCAGGACTTCGCCGCGTTCTGCCGACGGCGCGAGGGCGCGACCACCGTGCGCAGGCTGCTGCGCTACGACTGGTCGCGGGAGGCCGACGGCACGGTCGTCGCGCACGTCGGCGCCGACGCGTTCTGCCACTCCATGGTGCGGGCACTCGTGGGGGCGCTGCTGCCGGTGGGGGAGGGGCGCCGTCCTGCGGGCTGGCCGCGGGACGTGCTGCTCGCCGCGCACCGTGACCCCGCAGTCGCCGTCGTCCCCGCCCACGGGCTCACGCTCGTCGGGGTCGACTACCCCGACGACGCCGGCCTCGCCGCGCGCGTGCGCGAGGCCCGCGCCCGCCGCGGCTGA
- a CDS encoding aminotransferase class V-fold PLP-dependent enzyme → MLLDPVVATAEQLDAADPLGGFRARFAVGTEPLAYLDGNSLGRPPLATLDRLRRLHEHEWAVDLIRGWERWQHLPVQVGDQLGAGVLGAAAGQVVVADSTSVCLFKALHAAAALRPGRDELVASSGDFPTDRYLVEAVARSRGATVRWVEPHPVDGLDPAALAAVLGKRTALVLLSHVDYRSAALADLAAVTALVHGAGAVVVWDLSHSAGSVPLALDDAGVDLAVGCTYKYLCAGPGAPAFLYAAERHHERLENPVPGWFGAEDVFAMAAGHVPARGVRRMLSGTPPVAGLVAVQEGVRVVGEAGLPAIREKSVALTARAAARLEHDLGARGWSVASPADPARRGSHVVLAGPGARGVERRARERGVLADLRHPDLVRLGLSPLTTSFAELDTALDVLVDEALAGD, encoded by the coding sequence GTGCTCCTCGACCCCGTCGTCGCCACCGCCGAGCAGCTCGACGCCGCCGACCCGCTCGGCGGCTTCCGGGCGCGCTTCGCCGTCGGGACGGAGCCACTGGCCTACCTCGACGGCAACTCCCTCGGTCGGCCGCCGCTCGCCACCCTCGACCGGCTGCGGCGCCTGCACGAGCACGAGTGGGCCGTCGACCTCATCCGCGGCTGGGAGCGCTGGCAGCACCTGCCCGTGCAGGTGGGCGACCAGCTCGGTGCCGGGGTCCTGGGGGCCGCGGCCGGGCAGGTGGTGGTCGCGGACTCCACGAGCGTGTGCCTGTTCAAGGCGCTGCACGCCGCCGCCGCGCTGCGTCCCGGGCGCGACGAGCTGGTCGCGAGCAGCGGCGACTTCCCGACCGACCGCTACCTCGTCGAGGCGGTCGCGCGGTCCCGCGGCGCGACGGTCCGGTGGGTCGAACCCCACCCGGTCGACGGGCTCGACCCTGCGGCGCTCGCGGCCGTGCTGGGGAAGCGGACCGCGCTCGTGCTGCTGAGCCACGTCGACTACCGCTCCGCCGCCCTCGCGGACCTCGCGGCCGTCACGGCGCTCGTGCACGGGGCGGGCGCGGTCGTGGTGTGGGACCTGTCGCACTCCGCGGGCAGCGTGCCGCTGGCCCTCGACGACGCCGGCGTCGACCTGGCCGTCGGCTGCACGTACAAGTACCTGTGCGCGGGGCCGGGCGCGCCGGCGTTCCTCTACGCCGCCGAGCGGCACCACGAGCGGCTCGAGAACCCCGTGCCGGGCTGGTTCGGCGCCGAGGACGTGTTCGCGATGGCGGCCGGGCACGTGCCGGCGCGCGGGGTCCGGCGCATGCTGTCCGGCACGCCGCCCGTGGCGGGGCTGGTCGCGGTGCAGGAGGGGGTGCGCGTCGTGGGCGAGGCGGGGCTGCCCGCGATCCGGGAGAAGTCGGTCGCGCTCACGGCGCGCGCTGCCGCCCGGCTCGAGCACGACCTCGGGGCACGCGGCTGGTCCGTCGCGAGCCCCGCCGACCCGGCGCGGCGCGGGTCGCACGTCGTCCTCGCGGGCCCGGGCGCACGCGGGGTGGAGCGGCGCGCCCGGGAGCGCGGGGTGCTGGCCGACCTCCGTCACCCCGACCTCGTGCGGCTCGGGCTGTCCCCGCTCACGACGTCGTTCGCCGAGCTGGACACCGCGCTCGACGTGCTCGTCGACGAGGCGCTGGCCGGGGACTGA
- a CDS encoding aldo/keto reductase has translation MQQRFLGRSGLKVSELCLGAMTFGRETDEATSHRMCDAFVEAGGTFVDTANVYGQGTSEEILGRWLARTDRDAVTVATKVRFPMGDGPNDQGLSRGHIRRQVEASLRRLQTDHIDLYQVHAWDGATALEETLSTLDALVREGKVRYLGASNYAGYQLQRAVDLAAAHGWEGFVSLQALYNLLDRELEWELVPVSLDEGLGILPWSPLRGGWLTGRYRRGMSGPPADTRVDEAAKQGWGEAWDTYANERTWSLVDTLDAVAEETGRTVAQVALAWVKDRPGVTSPIIGVRTMEHLEANLGAVGWELGEDQRARLDAASDRPLPYPYATVTADAERA, from the coding sequence GTGCAGCAACGGTTCCTGGGACGAAGCGGTCTGAAGGTCTCCGAGCTCTGCCTCGGCGCGATGACGTTCGGTCGCGAGACCGACGAGGCGACGAGCCACCGCATGTGCGACGCGTTCGTCGAGGCCGGCGGCACGTTCGTCGACACCGCGAACGTGTACGGGCAGGGCACGAGCGAGGAGATCCTCGGTCGCTGGCTCGCGAGGACGGACCGCGACGCGGTGACCGTCGCGACGAAGGTCCGCTTCCCGATGGGCGACGGGCCGAACGACCAGGGGCTGTCGCGGGGACACATCCGCCGCCAGGTGGAGGCGTCGCTGCGGCGGCTGCAGACCGACCACATCGACCTCTACCAGGTGCACGCGTGGGACGGTGCGACCGCGCTGGAGGAGACGCTGTCGACGCTCGACGCGCTCGTGCGGGAGGGCAAGGTCCGCTACCTCGGGGCGTCGAACTACGCCGGCTACCAGCTGCAGCGCGCGGTCGACCTCGCCGCCGCGCACGGCTGGGAGGGCTTCGTCAGCCTGCAGGCCCTGTACAACCTGCTCGACCGGGAGCTGGAGTGGGAGCTCGTGCCGGTGTCGCTCGACGAGGGCCTCGGCATCCTGCCGTGGAGCCCGCTGCGGGGCGGCTGGCTGACCGGCCGGTACCGGCGCGGCATGTCGGGCCCGCCCGCGGACACGCGCGTCGACGAGGCGGCGAAGCAGGGCTGGGGCGAGGCGTGGGACACGTACGCCAACGAGCGCACGTGGTCGCTCGTCGACACGCTCGACGCCGTCGCGGAGGAGACGGGGCGCACGGTCGCGCAGGTCGCGCTCGCGTGGGTCAAGGACCGCCCGGGCGTCACCTCGCCCATCATCGGCGTGCGGACCATGGAGCACCTCGAGGCGAACCTCGGCGCGGTCGGCTGGGAGCTGGGCGAGGACCAGCGCGCGCGGCTCGACGCCGCGAGCGACCGCCCGCTCCCCTACCCGTACGCGACCGTCACCGCGGACGCCGAGCGGGCCTGA
- a CDS encoding ABC-F family ATP-binding cassette domain-containing protein, whose translation MGHVDVVQVGYVLPDGRPLLRDVSFRVGDGRTTALVGPNGVGKTTLLRTVTGDLDPHEGAVARSGRVGVMHQHVGRVGRGGSDDLTPDADGVVTLALLLRSVAAPALRAAADAVDACELALMDDDSEAAQLRYAHALADYGDTGGYEAETLWDVCCEAALGVGYEAARGRDVTTLSGGEQKRLVLEALLRGPDEVLVLDEPDNFLDVPAKRWLEDRLRETPKAVLLVSHDRELLARAADRVVTLEPGAAGATAWVHGGGFSTWHAAREERNARLEELRRRWDEDRARLVQLVHRLKVKATYNDGMASQYQAAQTRLRRFDEAGPPLAVPQQQQVTMRLRGARTGKRAVVCEALRLRTEGGHALVDPFDLEVWFGDRVAVLGSNGSGKSHLLRLLAAGGSDPGPEHTPVGAVPRPVPHDGTARLGARVRPGWFVQTGEAPHLTGRTLLEVLHRGDGSRDGLPREPASRVLDRYGLARAAEQRYELLSGGQQARFQVLLLELSGCTLLLLDEPTDNLDLHSAEALEAALEQFEGTVLAVTHDRWFARGFDRFLVVGADGRVREEAEPVWDEARVARAR comes from the coding sequence GTGGGTCACGTCGACGTCGTGCAGGTGGGGTACGTGCTGCCGGACGGACGGCCGCTGCTGCGCGACGTGTCGTTCCGGGTGGGCGACGGCCGCACGACCGCGCTCGTCGGCCCCAACGGCGTCGGCAAGACGACGCTGCTGCGCACGGTGACGGGCGACCTGGACCCCCACGAGGGCGCCGTCGCGCGCTCGGGCCGGGTCGGGGTCATGCACCAGCACGTCGGACGGGTGGGCCGTGGCGGCTCCGACGACCTCACCCCCGACGCCGACGGCGTCGTGACGCTCGCCCTCCTCCTGCGCTCGGTGGCGGCGCCCGCCCTGCGCGCGGCCGCGGACGCCGTGGACGCGTGCGAGCTCGCGCTCATGGACGACGACAGCGAGGCCGCGCAGCTGCGCTACGCCCACGCGCTCGCCGACTACGGCGACACCGGCGGCTACGAGGCGGAGACGCTGTGGGACGTGTGCTGCGAGGCGGCCCTCGGGGTCGGCTACGAGGCGGCCCGCGGTCGCGACGTCACGACCCTGTCGGGCGGGGAGCAGAAGCGGCTCGTGCTGGAGGCGCTCCTGCGCGGGCCGGACGAGGTGCTCGTGCTCGACGAGCCCGACAACTTCCTCGACGTGCCCGCGAAGCGGTGGCTGGAGGACCGGCTGCGCGAGACCCCGAAGGCCGTCCTGCTCGTGAGCCACGACCGCGAGCTGCTCGCCCGCGCCGCGGACCGGGTGGTCACGCTCGAGCCCGGGGCCGCGGGGGCGACGGCGTGGGTGCACGGCGGCGGCTTCTCGACGTGGCACGCCGCGCGCGAGGAGCGGAACGCCCGCCTGGAGGAGCTGCGACGGCGCTGGGACGAGGACCGCGCCCGCCTCGTGCAGCTCGTGCACCGCCTCAAGGTCAAGGCGACGTACAACGACGGCATGGCGAGCCAGTACCAGGCCGCGCAGACCCGGCTGCGCCGCTTCGACGAGGCCGGCCCGCCGCTCGCGGTGCCGCAGCAGCAGCAGGTCACGATGCGCCTGCGCGGCGCCCGCACCGGCAAGCGCGCCGTCGTGTGCGAGGCGCTCCGGCTGCGCACGGAGGGCGGCCACGCGCTCGTCGACCCGTTCGACCTCGAGGTGTGGTTCGGGGACCGGGTCGCGGTGCTCGGCTCGAACGGCTCCGGCAAGTCCCACCTGCTCCGCCTGCTCGCCGCGGGCGGCAGCGACCCCGGCCCCGAGCACACCCCGGTCGGGGCCGTGCCGCGGCCGGTGCCGCACGACGGCACCGCGCGCCTCGGTGCGCGCGTGCGGCCCGGCTGGTTCGTCCAGACCGGCGAGGCGCCGCACCTGACGGGGCGCACGCTCCTGGAGGTCCTGCACCGGGGGGACGGCAGCCGCGACGGGCTGCCGCGGGAGCCCGCGAGCCGGGTGCTCGACCGCTACGGCCTCGCCCGGGCGGCCGAGCAGCGCTACGAGCTGCTGTCCGGCGGGCAGCAGGCGCGCTTCCAGGTCCTGCTGCTGGAGCTGTCGGGCTGCACGCTGCTGCTGCTCGACGAGCCGACCGACAACCTCGACCTGCACTCCGCGGAGGCGCTGGAGGCCGCTCTGGAGCAGTTCGAGGGCACGGTCCTCGCCGTCACGCACGACCGGTGGTTCGCCCGCGGCTTCGACCGCTTCCTCGTCGTCGGCGCCGACGGACGGGTGCGGGAGGAGGCCGAGCCGGTGTGGGACGAGGCCCGGGTGGCGCGCGCCCGCTGA
- the rplM gene encoding 50S ribosomal protein L13, protein MRTFSPRPGDVERHWHVIDASDVVLGRLASRTAQLLRGKHKAVFAPHVDTGDFVVIVNAEKVALTGSKRDQKIAYRHSGYPGGLKAVGYTELLATKPTRAVEKAVAGMLPKNALGRQMLSKLKVYAGPEHPHAAQKPQPFSVDDQIAQ, encoded by the coding sequence GTGCGCACGTTTTCCCCACGCCCCGGCGACGTCGAGCGTCACTGGCACGTCATCGACGCGTCCGACGTCGTGCTCGGCCGCCTCGCGAGCCGCACCGCGCAGCTGCTGCGCGGCAAGCACAAGGCCGTCTTTGCGCCGCACGTCGACACCGGCGACTTCGTCGTCATCGTCAACGCCGAGAAGGTCGCGCTGACCGGCTCCAAGCGCGACCAGAAGATCGCCTACCGCCACTCCGGCTACCCGGGCGGCCTCAAGGCCGTCGGCTACACCGAGCTGCTCGCGACCAAGCCGACCCGCGCGGTCGAGAAGGCCGTCGCCGGCATGCTCCCGAAGAACGCCCTCGGTCGGCAGATGCTGAGCAAGCTCAAGGTCTACGCGGGCCCCGAGCACCCCCACGCGGCGCAGAAGCCGCAGCCGTTCAGCGTCGACGACCAGATCGCCCAGTGA
- the rpsI gene encoding 30S ribosomal protein S9 → METRSGGQSITAPGAAVGRRKRAIARVRLVPGSGQWQINGRALDDYFPNKVHQQEVNDPFSVTETEGRFDVVARIVGGGPSGQAGALRLGIARALNGIDVEANRPTLKKAGFLTRDPRAIERKKAGLKKARKAPQYSKR, encoded by the coding sequence GTGGAGACCCGAAGCGGCGGGCAGAGCATCACCGCGCCCGGGGCGGCCGTCGGCCGCCGCAAGCGCGCCATCGCCCGCGTGCGCCTCGTGCCCGGGTCCGGGCAGTGGCAGATCAACGGCCGCGCGCTCGACGACTACTTCCCCAACAAGGTCCACCAGCAGGAGGTCAACGACCCCTTCTCGGTGACCGAGACCGAGGGTCGCTTCGACGTCGTCGCCCGCATCGTCGGCGGCGGCCCCTCCGGCCAGGCCGGTGCGCTGCGCCTCGGCATCGCCCGGGCCCTCAACGGCATCGACGTCGAGGCCAACCGCCCGACGCTGAAGAAGGCCGGCTTCCTCACGCGCGACCCGCGCGCGATCGAGCGCAAGAAGGCCGGCCTCAAGAAGGCCCGCAAGGCCCCGCAGTACAGCAAGCGCTGA